The Clavelina lepadiformis chromosome 3, kaClaLepa1.1, whole genome shotgun sequence region ATAGAGTCTAGCAATATTGTGcttacataaaaaaaatcaactcTCAGAAACATCTGATTTCTGGATAAGTAAAGTATGAAACGCGTGTTGTGATACCTCCAGTATCGAAAAGTTGAGACCAAGCTATAACCGTTTCACTTAGtagttgaacattttttatccGGTCCACTTCTTTTGGAAGgtatatttctattttcacTACTCGTTTTGGTTCACGTATATAAGTTGCATGCAACTTCCAAAGCTCGCTGTTCTTTAGTTCGGCCCACAGTAGAACCTTACCCAGGTTCTCTTTTGATCATGATAGACCAActattttttatgttatgaTTTTGTATTTAGTGTTACTTTTTGTTGCATGCTTTGGCTTTGTTGTGTCATAAACGTTGAGGTAAGTACAAATTAAACTAAGTTTCAGTCTACTGGCTACTACAGGCAAAAACCGGTTAATTGCAAACAGGTTAAACGCACGTATCGTTTTAATGTGTAGCATTTTAAGTCCCGATTCACTTCCAATGACATAATCAGTTATtatctttttaaaacaaactactAAACTATATACCTGAAATTTTAACCAACTGCAAATGACATGTTATAAAGGTCTTAACGTTTATCACAAGTGAATAATTCTTGTTATTTGTATTCGTTGCTCTGTAGTTAATTATTCTAAATGTAAGGGAGGTGAAGAACACTTCACCGCAGTATGTTGATAAGGTCGGGAACCAGTACTCTGGGTTATCTATATTCTGTTTAAGTCATCATAGCCATGTGTAATAGTATCTGGGCCAGGGTTTCTCAACCGGGGCCCACGAGCAGGTACCTCACTAGTGAGCTATAGCGTAGCCGTAAGGGAAGACGAGGCAAAGCAGAGGCACACATTGctgaagtaaaaagtgttttcgGAATGAACaatctacattagttattgaTGAGCAGGGGGCCACGAACCATGAAAGATTGGAAACCACTGATCATGGCTCATAATAAACTGGTGTACTGTTATAAATAGTCTTTTAAGTTTCATTTGACTTGAATCATTTAACCTTTGCCTGACAACCgttaacattttaatttttattttacgcAGTGCCGAGCAATACAAAACCGCTTTATCCAACTTATTTCGCGAATCTCGGTATTATTTCTACAAGCTTGAATCTTCTGCTGTTTCTGAGATTATGTCAAAAACTAAACATTGGGAGACAAGCAAGGTTGGCGATGTATTTCAACATGATGTAAGTCTCCGGCTATATGTGCACTAAACTTTGCTAAGTTTATTTGGGATACTTACTACTACTGTGTCGTCTGTGTGGTTGCAGAAGTTGTGCATGGCCGAAATTCTTACCGTACATTTGCTGCAGTTGGTTCACGCTTACCACGAGTATGGTTACGTCAGTCTTGATTCGACCGATCCTCTAAGGTAGTGTAGGCGCTAGAATGGCTAGATGATTCTTTTGCCCAACTAATAACTTCAACTGCAAAGTTTTATCATTATgaacttttttataattttacaaaacttgttCTTTACGTTTTCCCAGCATGACTTCTTTCTATCGCGGTGAATTTTTTCTTGGTGGGGCGACGCCCGAAAATTGCCTAATGCATGTCACATCATATTGCTACACAACAATGATGAAGATGCTTGAACTGTCCGAATGTCCGCATCGTGACCAGTCAATATTCTCTACTTGTCGTTGGCCGAACAATTCAGACTTTGAAGCTAGTTTAGTCCATTGGACACATTGGTAACTATACTAATCGCTTGTTAAAATGTAGGCCATGCCGTTAACTCGAAGCTCTTTAATAAGTAGGCTAGCTGGGGCCCGTTTATACAAAATTGAtccaaaatatattttttgtaacgtTAACATCATGGTGATTCGCTTTGTTGTTGGGTTGATGTAAGTAATTAAGAAGCGTAGAAcgtaaattttgcttttcataaTCTAATGCCTCGATATGTTGAACCTCTCGTGTGAACCTCCACAGTGTATAACATATTCTAAGAACCCGAATCGAGGCTATTAGTAGTTACTATGGTCAAAAGGCTATAGACATAGCTGGACAAGCGCTCTTTTTAAAAGAGCGTCGCTCATGCTCCTCGCTGAAAAAGAGCGTCACTCACTTTTTGGTGCTCCCGTTCTTTTTAGCAATTCAAAGGTACATGCCCTATTTTCACCATCATCGCGTCAGGTGGTTATTTGTTAGGTGCTTTAAGTCAGTCTCACAACATAGAATTAATCTCAAAGCAGTCAAAAAAATTACGTTTTGAATTTAACTTAGTTTTTTTATAatacttttttctattttgtgcTTTCATAGTGCTggtgtttgtgcaaaaaagaGCGACAAGCTGATGGCACAAAAATAGGAGCGCCCTTGTTACCGATCTCTGGCTACAAGAGATTCACGAAACCGTAAAAGGAGTTAGCCGAAGCGAAATTGTTAGTCGGACCGCAATTTTCGGGCCGGGTTCGGgcttaagtttgaaaaaacatttgggCCACATTCAGGCCCGAATTTATACTCAAGTTTTGCTACATTTGCgttgttgttttgcttttctATGCACAAATGTGCATGCGCGCAGAGTGTTAAAAACCTCTTGCAGAGCGCATAGCTCAACTTAGAAAAGGGTAACAGTCTAAAAATCGCATCACAAGATAACTTTTTCGTtcattcagtaaatttaactttcgGATGTAATTCaggcttcaaataaattttcaggTTCGGGTTAAAAATAATAGGCCGAATTACAATCCTGAGCCGAAGTGTGACCAGTTGAAGAAAATATTACTAAATTTTGTGAGATTTAAAGCAATTAGCCCGACAAGATGATGTAAGAAAGGTTACGGTAATTTATGTTAACCTAATGGGCTGGCCAAGGTGAGGCCGCGGGTACTACTGGCTTATAAGCTGTTATAACAGTTATAGCCAGCTTCCAGTGTATGTTGCTTCACAACCCGCTTCACTCAGCATGGACTTACTCACAGCGGTCATACTAATcaaacatacttttggagAAATGCAAATTGTAACAATACGtaattaatttacattgccGTTGTTGGTTTACGctgcaattttttaataaGCTGGCCCTATTTTATCTATATCTTAGAACAGAAAACTCTCACATAATTAATGTTGGTCATCCGAAACATTTTCTGCTCCTCCCACCACAGCTATCACTTTTATAATATTCCTTTGAATTGCACAGCATCGAGTGCGATCCATTTCATTCCGACAATAGAGATGAACTTGACCTCGACTTGTTGATTAATGGAAGTGATGACGTCAGTAGCCGAATAACTGGGTTCAGGTCAACATCTTCGAATGAGATTGTGAACGCTTCAAACTATCTTAAAATTTTCTCCTGGAGCGTTCAATTCTTACAGAATCCGGACTTGGAAGATGAGAAgtgatttttatatttacgTTTAGTTTGTCCCCTACATTTTGCACTCGAAAAGAAGGTCTATAAAAGATAAAACCTTGAAAACTTTAATTCTCTTATTGTTGGTCATTTTATGTCATTTATTTaggatatatatatatatttaggtcattttattttaggatATATTCACTGCATTTATAatgattatttatttatatatttatcatCGCTTAgaaatttattgatttataAGCGGAGTATAGCCTATAAGTGTAGTTTTGGATCACTGCatatatttgtgaaaaatgaACATGTAGCATTGATGTTGAGGATATATATTGCCCAATGCAGCTTTAGAATAGGTATAAAATGTGAAGAATTAGCTGTAGATTGATAAATTACTTTGGAACCTTTTTGTGTCCAATGGTTACCTTGAAAAAGCCTGCGTAGCTTAtggtaaaaaattgaaaaatgctCAAATTATCACTTGTTTTATTGCCATAAATTATACTAAAATGGTTATTGTTTTTATCTGTCGTTTGTTTGACTACGTAAGTTTGGTTTACTTTAGCTTTTACCTTTGCTGCCAAGGAGTAAAACCTTATCTACGAGAAACCGAATATATCTTGCAATCCGATGCGGTTAAGTATGTTTTTGGAAGACTAGTTTCATCGAAACTCAAGTAAGCTACATACTTAAAGCTTTTTGCATTATGCTGCGACTTACAAAACGTTAAACCAATCGCCACAACGTTGAAGCACAAACGTGTATTACCGTTGAGTAATGCTtagttttttgtaaattttgtagcTTTACCAATCCAACACTGGAAGAAATTACAACCGAATGTCGTCCCGTTGGACGCTTTGAGGAACTCCATTCCTTTGGTCGTAAGCTTCCATTGTACCCTGTAGCTGTTGGAATTCTCATCGATTTTCTTCGCCACAAGAGATTCAATCGAACATGCTTTTAGAGAGAGTGAAACCTGTATCTGGTTTATGGAAAGGGCTTCAACATACACTATCTCAGGTGGCATTTTGCACTGCTGGGACCATTTTTCGGATCAATGATAATTAGAATGGCGGAACATGAGAAGACAAAATTGAACGAGGAGTTAATTTCGAACAGCTTTTTGAAACGTTTGTTAAAGGCAAATTATCCCTACAGCCTAAAATCCAATCcacaaatttttacaattgcaTCGTAACGTGTTATAATTGTCAATAGAAAATGTTCAAATAATTCAAGTTGCAATTAATGGCGTGTAAAGAGAACGCTTTCTTTGCACACTCCCGATAAGGATTCGCTACAATTCTTATAACACCCTGACACCAAGTAAGCACCATTATTTAATATTCACTGGAACCCAGGTATGCATTGCATGCAGGACAATTATGGCGAGTGACATAATTGTTGTCCATGGCAAACAGAATCCAAAAGCAGAGTGTGCAGCAGACTGCAGTATAACCAGGCATCGGCTTTCAGGCTTCTGCTGACCCTGGTACTTACAAGTCTTCGGCAGGACGAGCAAATCGGTGTCGCTGGTTTTCTACCTGAAACAATCGCGCTGGTTTGAACAACCGTAGTCTGAACATCAACTGGCGGTGGTTGGTTGGTGATGACATTTACGGTTTACGGACAAGGAAATGAGCTGGACTAGGCGGATGTAACTGGGCCGGGTGGGTAGTTTGGGGCGGAAGGAATTGCCTGCTGACTCTACTATTattcagaggtgggcagtcgatactttgaaagtaccgtcggtaacggtacttggcaaaaaatgtactgaCAGTTCCGGTATTCGatactatttaaaaaaagtagttcgTTACTTTGTCGGTACCGGTACATTTTGTGTGATAGATTTTGCTGCagatgcaatgtttgccgctattatgcccccggtaaaggtcaaaacatatataACATTAATCGCttataattttacttgacatttctcaattaaaaaagatcaaaagttgctaaaattagtattaaggattaattaacatgtatttttgaaaacaaacttgttaaaattttgaaattatcacgtgaaaagtaccgagtaccgggaccgactgaaatttcttgaaaaaagtaattcggtacagagattcggtactttttttcgAAAGTAGtgacggtaccggtatcggtatactcaaaagtaccgcggtataGTAACTCGGTACTATGGTAAGCTACCGCAATACTGCCTTCCTATGTCTATATATAGTTAAGGTTAAACTAAAGTTAAGCTATATGCAGGTTTCTTTGTTGACATTAACGACTAAATAAGTAGACTGGCAATGCAAACAGGATACATTTAGTCATAAGTTGTCAAGaggttaattttatattttcagttttcttAAACGAACTATTACACAAAATACCGGTAGTAGTATCAAGTATGTTATCATTACTTGGAAGTTACATCATTTTAGCTGATTTTAGTAAGCATTAATTACACAATTATTGTAGATCAAAAAGCTAAACTATCTCTCAGtcaattacaaatttttaacgTAACCCAATTTAACCTTCACTTGTAGAGATCAATGTATGGATTCATTTGTTGGGCAACCGTTAACCATCGCCAACGTTCGCAAGAAAAATGTTACTACCATTAGGCCTACCAACTCAAACTCATGGAATAATGAAAGCAcgaaaactacaaaaaatccAGTGGCGTAACTAGTGAGGAACCAGAAAGAATAGTTCTCTCCTTGAgtctttattttataattgatGGCATTTTTTTAAGTACAAAACTACAATAATTCTTATGCTACAGTTCAGTACGTGGGCAGTAACATTCAAAACCATAGCGTTATTAACTGTACGTAGCCTTGTATTGGCTTTCTGGAGttaatgttatactttaatttatttttttcactttctgCTTAATATATTGTAGTGTAAAAGGTGTCAGCTGACTTAAAACTCAAAGCACTTGAAACTAATTTAATGCTCTTTAATTCCTTACTATATCGAACAATCCCGGGAAGTTTCACTTTTAAGTCAGTCTAATATTGGTATATGTGAGTTGCTACTCTCATATGTATAACAAAATAGTTACAGAAATGTGGTATTTACCGATACAACTTCACTAATAACCtctcaaccaataaaagtgaACTTACGAAACTAGTTGTTGAAACCTGAAAGTTCCAGACTCTAAGTTGCACCGAATTGAACTGTTACGCATGTAGTAAACCTATACTCTCGTCATTTGCTAGTATTGATTCCGATCATCTAGGCCTATTGCAGTATTCTTTAACTTCTTCTCTGATGCACTCttcgaaaatttttgaagaacCATGCATGTAGTACTCTCTCGCTTAAGTAGGTTACGTACCCGTTTGAATTTGCATCTTACTTATAAGTAAACAAAAGCTCCAAATTCTAAATTTAAGCTTATAAGTAGATTGTTTGTTACGAAGATCAAAACATATCAATCGGTCAGGAAGGGACAAAAAAGTACAGACATAACCTATGCTAAAAAAgtacaaacaaacatttttggaaGAGCTTTCTACACTGCACCAACTCTCTGAAACAACCACTATCAACATGAAGAGTTGGAGAATAAGAGATGAAGATAAAATAGAAACTACCAAAACACCTTTTGTGCTGCGACACGTGGAAAAAGCCTTGCAGTGTTACAAATCTCACAACTTTAAACAAGCGAGTAAGACAACGTGTTGCCGAAAGAAAATGCACCAGTCAGAAAAAACTCTTGAAGAGCCTTCAGGCTGCTCAGAACGCAGTgttaattttagcatttttttgaaacactGCAAACCTTTCTGCTAACAAAACATAATCCTCTGAAATGTAAATTTGCACGGTCTTCAAACTGCTATGCTTGGCGTACTGGAAAATTCGCTTTTCTCTGCTGTCATGATGTATATTTTTCGAGGCTAAGAACTATCAAGCATATATAACCCTATCTGTTTCGAAAAGCACATAACTTATTCTAACAAATCGATTGCAATTGTCCTTATTGAAAGCATTACACAAAAAGGATTTCACTATCATGCAATTGGACTTATACACGATATATTTGGAAACCATACATGAAccatgtttttcaaat contains the following coding sequences:
- the LOC143450417 gene encoding uncharacterized protein LOC143450417 isoform X3; this encodes MFAFNGGGDGRRRGCRFASTYRPAVWKCRRTTQSSGLPICLNARLIRPSSPYYGHSLLPRTVSQYIQPTFPITRPVFCYQPPKTPRNRLCPERSVRMPSSAYSLGAGDGVVIQQPKVLKPLILPKKCPNLSVDSGCEVSEADVSSGTDDSDEELEEIYQQIGVDLPKTRSKKEKIRLSLDEFSKKTDELYDQLKFSHIISAEQYKTALSNLFRESRYYFYKLESSAVSEIMSKTKHWETSKVGDVFQHDKLCMAEILTVHLLQLVHAYHEYGYVSLDSTDPLSIECDPFHSDNRDELDLDLLINGSDDVSSRITGFRSTSSNEIVNASNYLKIFSWSVQFLQNPDLEDENFYLCCQGVKPYLRETEYILQSDAVKYVFGRLVSSKLNFTNPTLEEITTECRPVGRFEELHSFGRKLPLYPVAVGILIDFLRHKRFNRTCF
- the LOC143450417 gene encoding uncharacterized protein LOC143450417 isoform X2, translating into MFAFNGGGDGRRRGCRFASTYRPAVWKCRRTTQSSGLPICLNARLIRPSPYYGHSLLPRTVSQYIQPTFPITRPVFCYQPPKTPRNRLCPERSVRMPSSAYSLGAGDGVVIQQPKVLKPLILPKKCPNLSVDSGCEVSEADVSSGTDDSDEELEEIYQQIGVDLPKTRSKKEKIRLSLDEFSKKTDELYDQLKFSHIISAEQYKTALSNLFRESRYYFYKLESSAVSEIMSKTKHWETSKVGDVFQHDKLCMAEILTVHLLQLVHAYHEYGYVSLDSTDPLSMTSFYRGEFFLGGATPENCLMHVTSYCYTTMMKMLELSECPHRDQSIFSTCRWPNNSDFEASLVHWTHCIECDPFHSDNRDELDLDLLINGSDDVSSRITGFRSTSSNEIVNASNYLKIFSWSVQFLQNPDLEDENFYLCCQGVKPYLRETEYILQSDAVKYVFGRLVSSKLNFTNPTLEEITTECRPVGRFEELHSFGRKLPLYPVAVGILIDFLRHKRFNRTCF
- the LOC143450417 gene encoding uncharacterized protein LOC143450417 isoform X4, giving the protein MPSSAYSLGAGDGVVIQQPKVLKPLILPKKCPNLSVDSGCEVSEADVSSGTDDSDEELEEIYQQIGVDLPKTRSKKEKIRLSLDEFSKKTDELYDQLKFSHIISAEQYKTALSNLFRESRYYFYKLESSAVSEIMSKTKHWETSKVGDVFQHDKLCMAEILTVHLLQLVHAYHEYGYVSLDSTDPLSMTSFYRGEFFLGGATPENCLMHVTSYCYTTMMKMLELSECPHRDQSIFSTCRWPNNSDFEASLVHWTHCIECDPFHSDNRDELDLDLLINGSDDVSSRITGFRSTSSNEIVNASNYLKIFSWSVQFLQNPDLEDENFYLCCQGVKPYLRETEYILQSDAVKYVFGRLVSSKLNFTNPTLEEITTECRPVGRFEELHSFGRKLPLYPVAVGILIDFLRHKRFNRTCF
- the LOC143450417 gene encoding uncharacterized protein LOC143450417 isoform X1, which gives rise to MFAFNGGGDGRRRGCRFASTYRPAVWKCRRTTQSSGLPICLNARLIRPSSPYYGHSLLPRTVSQYIQPTFPITRPVFCYQPPKTPRNRLCPERSVRMPSSAYSLGAGDGVVIQQPKVLKPLILPKKCPNLSVDSGCEVSEADVSSGTDDSDEELEEIYQQIGVDLPKTRSKKEKIRLSLDEFSKKTDELYDQLKFSHIISAEQYKTALSNLFRESRYYFYKLESSAVSEIMSKTKHWETSKVGDVFQHDKLCMAEILTVHLLQLVHAYHEYGYVSLDSTDPLSMTSFYRGEFFLGGATPENCLMHVTSYCYTTMMKMLELSECPHRDQSIFSTCRWPNNSDFEASLVHWTHCIECDPFHSDNRDELDLDLLINGSDDVSSRITGFRSTSSNEIVNASNYLKIFSWSVQFLQNPDLEDENFYLCCQGVKPYLRETEYILQSDAVKYVFGRLVSSKLNFTNPTLEEITTECRPVGRFEELHSFGRKLPLYPVAVGILIDFLRHKRFNRTCF